The proteins below are encoded in one region of Paraburkholderia aromaticivorans:
- a CDS encoding LysR family transcriptional regulator — protein MDIRQIRTFLAIADTGSATRAAELLHIVQPAVSRQLKLLEDDVGAPLFERDRRGMQLTEAGHILLDRARRALRELESAQQEIRPTPGLVSGAVSLGLLPSSCELLTAPLVGALQRAFPQIRVSLSVGYTDHLLRWLESGEIDAALLYDPAASPALDIKPLVEESLSLVGLASIGLSDDYPVSVAALGEAPLVLPSAPHRLRSLVEHACAVAGVGITFAAETNALSVQKALVAQGYGATVMPRVAVQQEIERGVFSAARIDGEAFLRRIYLAIPTTRRSSTAVRCATTVLQNCVREIACSGAWEGARWIGPSHTPD, from the coding sequence ATGGATATCCGTCAGATTCGCACTTTCCTCGCGATCGCCGACACAGGCAGTGCGACGCGCGCCGCCGAATTGCTGCATATCGTTCAGCCCGCCGTATCGCGGCAATTGAAGTTGCTCGAGGACGACGTAGGCGCACCGTTGTTCGAACGGGATCGCCGCGGCATGCAGTTGACCGAAGCGGGTCATATCCTGCTCGATCGCGCGCGACGAGCATTGCGTGAATTGGAGTCGGCACAACAGGAGATCCGGCCGACGCCTGGACTCGTGTCCGGCGCGGTGAGCTTAGGCCTGCTGCCTAGTAGCTGCGAATTGCTGACCGCGCCGCTGGTAGGCGCTTTACAGCGGGCATTTCCGCAGATACGGGTTTCGCTGTCAGTGGGTTATACCGACCATCTACTGCGCTGGCTCGAAAGTGGCGAGATCGACGCCGCGCTGCTTTACGACCCGGCGGCTTCGCCGGCTCTGGATATCAAGCCCTTGGTCGAAGAGTCGCTGAGCCTTGTCGGGTTGGCGTCGATTGGCTTGAGCGACGACTATCCGGTTTCCGTCGCGGCACTTGGAGAAGCACCACTGGTTCTGCCGAGTGCCCCGCATCGGCTGCGCAGTCTCGTCGAACATGCCTGTGCAGTGGCCGGAGTCGGGATCACCTTCGCTGCCGAGACCAACGCTTTGAGTGTGCAGAAAGCGTTAGTTGCGCAGGGATACGGCGCGACGGTGATGCCTCGTGTTGCCGTTCAGCAGGAGATCGAGCGTGGGGTGTTCAGCGCTGCGCGGATCGACGGTGAAGCCTTTTTAAGGCGGATTTATCTGGCGATCCCGACGACGAGAAGGTCGTCCACAGCGGTTAGATGCGCGACCACCGTACTGCAGAACTGCGTGAGAGAAATCGCTTGCAGCGGCGCGTGGGAAGGCGCGCGGTGGATCGGACCCAGCCATACCCCGGACTGA